A window of the Gemmatimonadota bacterium genome harbors these coding sequences:
- a CDS encoding ABC transporter ATP-binding protein has translation MTLIRRILGYLAPYRPVFALAVLATSIFAALDAFSLALLIPFLQTLFSEPGGGAAAAPGEEGTLERIMDWTVGRFVDLSAPPADAMQGIILFLLVVFLLKNAFDYLRTYLVAWIEQSVTRDLRNEVYDHLVDLDLVFFGRTRMGQIVSRVTHDIEQLRTLVSRELARILSSGFELVAALGWMVLISWRLTLAAFIVVPGVALIWGPLLRRVRRGDRAVLNLAGDVNSHLQETLAGIRVVKASAAEAHERKRFRALTWSYFKNFVRTERYRALSAPITETAGALGTVAILWYGTRLVLEGGSVSGEEFITFVALSMKLYAPVKYLGKLPAIVQPGLVAAERAFEFLDAPIEIRDRPQAVPFPGVREEIAFDRVSFEYRAGEPVLQEASFRAGAGTVTALVGPSGAGKTTIVDLLARFYDVTGGRILVDGTDLREFSLRSLRERLGVVSQETVLFHDTVRANIAYALEGVTGEAVEAAARAAHAHEFVARLPYGYDTVVGERGTQLSGGERQRIAIARAVLRDPPILILDEATSALDSESERLVQEALGRLLAGRTVFVVAHRLSTIQRADQILVMEGGRIVQHGTHEALLHEGGLYRRLHDLQFRSPDLPIGIPAGSA, from the coding sequence TTGACGCTCATCCGCCGGATCCTCGGATACCTGGCGCCTTACCGCCCGGTGTTCGCGCTCGCCGTCCTAGCGACTTCGATCTTCGCCGCGCTGGACGCGTTTTCGCTCGCGCTTCTGATCCCGTTCCTGCAGACCCTCTTCTCAGAGCCCGGAGGGGGAGCCGCCGCCGCACCGGGGGAGGAAGGGACGCTCGAGCGCATCATGGACTGGACGGTGGGCCGGTTCGTGGACCTCAGCGCTCCGCCGGCCGATGCGATGCAGGGGATCATTCTTTTCCTGCTGGTTGTCTTCCTTCTGAAAAACGCCTTCGACTACCTGCGGACTTACCTGGTCGCCTGGATCGAGCAGTCGGTGACGCGAGACCTTCGCAACGAAGTCTACGACCACCTCGTGGACCTGGATCTCGTCTTTTTCGGGCGGACGAGGATGGGACAGATCGTCTCGCGGGTGACCCACGACATCGAGCAGCTCCGGACGCTCGTCTCGCGAGAGCTCGCGAGAATCCTCTCGTCGGGTTTCGAGCTCGTGGCCGCTCTGGGTTGGATGGTTCTCATTTCTTGGAGGCTCACGCTCGCCGCCTTCATCGTGGTTCCCGGAGTCGCGCTCATCTGGGGTCCACTTCTCCGTCGGGTCCGCCGCGGGGATCGCGCGGTCCTGAACCTGGCCGGTGACGTGAACAGTCACCTTCAGGAGACGCTGGCAGGGATTCGCGTGGTGAAGGCCTCGGCCGCCGAGGCCCACGAGCGGAAGCGCTTCCGGGCGCTCACCTGGAGCTACTTCAAGAACTTCGTGAGGACCGAGCGATACCGGGCCCTCTCCGCACCGATCACGGAGACGGCCGGTGCCCTCGGGACGGTCGCGATCCTCTGGTACGGGACGCGCCTCGTCCTGGAGGGCGGAAGCGTTTCGGGGGAAGAGTTCATCACCTTCGTCGCCCTCTCCATGAAGCTCTATGCTCCCGTAAAGTACCTCGGGAAGCTGCCCGCGATCGTGCAACCCGGACTTGTCGCGGCCGAGCGGGCCTTCGAGTTCCTCGATGCCCCGATCGAGATTCGAGATCGCCCCCAGGCCGTGCCGTTTCCCGGTGTCCGGGAGGAGATCGCCTTCGACCGCGTCTCCTTCGAGTATCGTGCGGGGGAGCCCGTCCTTCAGGAGGCCAGCTTCCGCGCAGGGGCGGGGACGGTGACCGCGCTGGTCGGCCCCTCGGGCGCGGGAAAAACGACGATCGTGGATCTCCTCGCGCGCTTTTATGACGTGACGGGAGGCCGGATCCTCGTGGATGGGACCGACCTTCGCGAGTTTTCACTCCGGTCCCTCCGCGAACGGCTCGGCGTCGTCTCGCAGGAGACCGTGCTTTTCCACGACACGGTCCGGGCGAACATCGCCTATGCGTTGGAGGGTGTTACCGGCGAGGCGGTGGAGGCGGCGGCACGGGCCGCGCATGCCCACGAGTTCGTCGCGCGCCTTCCCTACGGATACGACACCGTGGTCGGGGAACGAGGAACCCAACTCTCCGGCGGCGAACGGCAGAGGATCGCGATCGCCCGCGCGGTGCTTCGGGACCCCCCGATCCTCATCCTCGACGAGGCCACCTCCGCCCTCGATTCGGAGTCGGAGCGCCTCGTGCAGGAAGCGCTCGGGCGTCTCCTCGCCGGCCGCACCGTCTTCGTCGTCGCGCACCGCCTCTCGACGATTCAGCGCGCCGATCAGATCCTCGTCATGGAAGGGGGCCGGATCGTCCAGCACGGGACCCACGAGGCGCTGCTCCACGAAGGCGGGCTCTACCGACGCCTCCACGACCTGCAGTTTCGGAGCCCGGACCTGCCGATCGGGATTCCCGCCGGAAGCGCGTGA
- a CDS encoding glycosyltransferase produces the protein MIYIAIPAHNEAGTLGVLLWKIRKVMAEFGRDFEIVVLDDASDDGTAEVLARYARALPLRTVRAEQRLGYGAAVERLLRDIVDRSAYPKRDVVVTLQGDFTENPEDLVDMVKAIEGGADLVAGRVAEEGTGLPKPVRVSRRLARVLLGRALTRAPVADPLSGFRAYRVIVVKKAVRELPEGERLLWSKGWGANLELLSKVAPHARRIEECPFRVGFAHRERASRFRPVAGLRSLLGLRRTVWPAPAATSPPLP, from the coding sequence GTGATCTACATCGCTATTCCCGCGCACAACGAGGCCGGAACGCTCGGCGTCCTCCTCTGGAAGATCCGCAAGGTGATGGCGGAGTTCGGTCGGGATTTCGAGATCGTCGTGCTGGATGACGCGTCGGACGACGGCACTGCGGAGGTCCTAGCTCGGTACGCGAGGGCGCTCCCGCTTAGGACCGTCCGCGCCGAACAGCGGCTCGGATACGGGGCGGCCGTCGAGCGACTCCTCCGCGACATCGTGGACCGGAGCGCTTACCCCAAGCGGGACGTCGTCGTGACCCTTCAGGGCGACTTCACGGAGAATCCCGAAGACCTGGTGGACATGGTCAAGGCAATCGAGGGGGGCGCGGACCTCGTGGCGGGGCGGGTGGCGGAGGAGGGAACCGGCTTGCCGAAGCCCGTACGCGTTTCGCGCCGGCTCGCCCGGGTCCTCCTCGGAAGGGCCCTCACGCGCGCGCCGGTGGCCGACCCCCTTTCGGGCTTCCGGGCGTACCGGGTGATCGTCGTAAAAAAGGCGGTTCGCGAGCTCCCCGAGGGGGAGCGGCTCCTCTGGAGCAAGGGGTGGGGTGCGAACCTCGAGCTTCTCTCGAAGGTTGCCCCGCATGCGCGCCGGATCGAGGAATGCCCCTTCCGCGTAGGTTTCGCGCATCGGGAGCGGGCCTCCCGGTTCCGTCCGGTCGCCGGGCTCCGGTCGCTCCTGGGACTTCGCCGAACCGTCTGGCCCGCTCCAGCCGCTACCTCGCCGCCGCTTCCATGA
- a CDS encoding hydantoinase B/oxoprolinase family protein: MHPPATTLGSIEIEVFRHLFTALAEEMGATLRRAGSSPNIKERRDYSCALFSPGGTLVAQGDHMPVHLGALPMSVAATLRALGPLAPGDVAILNDPYEGGTHLPDITMVAPAIHPASGTRLGYVAARAHHADVGGMTPGSMPIAREIFQEGLRIPPVHLIREGRRVPETWRLLLANVRTPAEREGDLDAQLGALEVGIRRLGEMADRRGAESILSAQSELVAYGDRLVHEGIRRIPAGRWTADDQLDSDGMGTESIPIRVELSTDGERIRLDFTGSGEQAAGGVNAVAAVTSSAARYVLRCVVEDLLGTDLPAGGGSMSAMELVLPEGSIVNASPPAAVAAGNVETSQRITDVLFQAFALALPDRIPALSQGTMNNMTIGGLDPRTGRHFAYYETVGGGMGAGPRASGLSGVHTHMSNTMNTPIEALEHTYPVRVLRYAIRRGSGGKGLHRGGDGLRRDVQLLAPAEVTLLSERRRQGPRGARGGEDGAVGENVLIRGTRATALADKVTFRCEAGDVVSIRSPGGGGWGVGR, from the coding sequence GTGCATCCTCCCGCGACGACTCTCGGATCCATCGAAATCGAGGTGTTCCGGCACCTCTTCACCGCCCTGGCTGAAGAGATGGGTGCTACGCTCCGGCGGGCCGGATCCTCCCCGAACATCAAGGAAAGGAGGGATTACTCCTGCGCGCTTTTTTCGCCGGGCGGGACCCTCGTCGCGCAGGGCGACCACATGCCCGTGCACCTCGGGGCACTCCCCATGAGTGTAGCCGCGACACTTCGGGCCCTCGGTCCCCTCGCCCCGGGGGACGTCGCGATCCTGAACGACCCCTACGAAGGAGGGACGCACCTGCCCGACATCACCATGGTGGCGCCCGCGATCCATCCCGCTAGCGGTACCCGTCTCGGTTATGTGGCGGCGCGCGCCCACCACGCGGACGTCGGGGGAATGACGCCCGGCTCCATGCCGATCGCCCGTGAGATCTTCCAGGAGGGCCTTCGAATTCCCCCGGTCCATCTGATCCGGGAGGGCCGGAGGGTCCCGGAGACCTGGAGACTCCTCCTGGCGAACGTGCGCACGCCGGCGGAGAGGGAGGGGGATCTCGATGCGCAACTCGGGGCCCTCGAGGTCGGGATCCGGCGACTTGGCGAGATGGCCGACCGGAGGGGCGCCGAGAGCATACTCTCCGCCCAGAGTGAGCTGGTTGCATATGGCGACCGACTCGTCCACGAAGGGATTCGGCGGATCCCGGCGGGGCGATGGACCGCGGACGACCAACTCGACTCCGACGGAATGGGCACCGAGTCCATTCCGATCCGCGTGGAGCTCTCGACGGACGGCGAACGGATCCGTCTCGACTTCACGGGGAGTGGGGAGCAAGCCGCGGGCGGGGTGAACGCCGTGGCCGCGGTCACGAGCTCCGCCGCCCGCTACGTCCTGCGATGTGTCGTCGAGGACCTCCTCGGGACCGATCTCCCCGCGGGCGGGGGGTCCATGAGCGCAATGGAACTCGTCCTGCCCGAAGGAAGCATCGTGAACGCGAGTCCCCCCGCCGCCGTCGCGGCCGGAAACGTAGAGACGAGCCAGAGAATCACCGACGTCCTCTTCCAGGCCTTCGCTCTCGCGCTCCCCGATCGGATACCGGCCCTCTCTCAGGGAACGATGAACAACATGACGATCGGTGGGCTCGACCCGCGGACCGGACGGCACTTCGCGTATTACGAGACGGTCGGAGGTGGAATGGGAGCGGGGCCGCGCGCCTCGGGACTCTCCGGCGTGCATACCCACATGTCCAATACGATGAACACTCCGATCGAGGCGCTGGAACACACATACCCGGTTCGGGTTCTGCGCTACGCCATCCGCCGGGGATCGGGGGGAAAGGGCCTCCACCGGGGCGGAGACGGCCTCCGGAGGGACGTCCAGCTCCTCGCCCCCGCGGAGGTAACGCTCCTCAGCGAGCGGCGCCGCCAGGGGCCCAGAGGGGCGCGCGGAGGGGAGGACGGCGCGGTAGGCGAAAACGTGCTCATTCGGGGGACGCGCGCTACGGCGCTCGCCGACAAAGTGACCTTCAGGTGTGAGGCCGGGGACGTCGTGAGCATCCGGTCGCCGGGGGGCGGCGGCTGGGGCGTGGGGCGCTGA
- a CDS encoding zinc ribbon domain-containing protein: MQTDTKLVERFHRILVEEIHRGAPEYLEGSFTVAEIYQSLVPYRTHRDRLGVRMNGDYEDALLRLLAGQGDFLILESDPACAKIRRELDQSNPNTGIYREFAAVGVRLNPARLASISPRAVDEDRERGIQATLDTGEGSSETMPRETSTAETEKESVPPAKREGPRGGPAVDHCPECDGALPDRENLRFCPRCGANLFVVPCRHCGEPLERGWLYCVSCGEPAQG, translated from the coding sequence ATGCAGACCGACACCAAGCTCGTCGAAAGATTCCACCGGATTCTCGTCGAGGAGATCCACCGGGGTGCGCCCGAGTACCTCGAGGGATCCTTCACCGTCGCGGAGATCTACCAGTCGCTCGTTCCGTATCGGACCCACCGGGATCGTCTCGGCGTCCGCATGAACGGGGATTACGAGGACGCCCTCCTCCGCCTCCTCGCCGGTCAAGGTGACTTCCTGATCCTCGAGTCAGATCCGGCTTGCGCCAAGATCCGGAGGGAGCTCGATCAATCGAACCCGAACACCGGGATCTATCGGGAGTTCGCGGCGGTCGGAGTGCGGCTCAATCCGGCGCGGCTGGCCTCGATCTCCCCCCGGGCCGTCGACGAGGATCGCGAGCGCGGCATTCAGGCGACGCTGGACACGGGCGAAGGTTCCTCTGAGACCATGCCGCGGGAGACTTCCACCGCCGAGACAGAGAAGGAATCCGTCCCCCCGGCGAAGAGGGAAGGCCCAAGAGGTGGGCCGGCGGTGGACCATTGTCCCGAATGCGACGGAGCCCTTCCTGACCGGGAAAATCTGCGCTTCTGCCCCCGATGCGGGGCCAACCTCTTCGTCGTTCCGTGCCGCCACTGCGGCGAGCCACTGGAGCGAGGCTGGCTCTATTGTGTCT
- a CDS encoding lysophospholipid acyltransferase family protein: MTEPRISHRAEQLLLLSVSAVVRRLPEPVALGLGAACGWIAGSVLRIRRRVVAENLERAFPERTPSWRRKVASACYRHLGREAAALLLLEGMTPAEIRERCGVSGLDRVHAALAQGRGVLLLTGHLGNWEIGGAAVAANGVPIDVVARIQRNRLFEARLRRMREELGMRVVYRHEATRHLLRSLREPRAVALVADQNAPVGGLFVDFFGTPAATARGPGLLAARTGAEVLTALVRRLDGHRARYHLAIEPLDFETAGDPAGDLLALTRAYHAALEAAIRESPEQYFWFHKRWKTRPDEEEPGSEGVVPVGPEEGRAMESGPENRTAEDSE; encoded by the coding sequence GTGACCGAGCCCCGGATTTCCCACCGGGCGGAGCAGCTACTTTTACTCTCCGTGTCCGCCGTGGTGCGGCGGCTTCCGGAACCGGTGGCACTGGGTCTCGGTGCTGCGTGCGGATGGATCGCGGGATCCGTGCTGCGCATCCGGCGCCGGGTCGTCGCGGAGAACCTCGAGCGCGCCTTCCCCGAAAGAACTCCCTCCTGGCGCCGAAAGGTGGCGTCCGCCTGTTACCGGCACCTGGGCCGGGAGGCCGCGGCGCTCCTCCTGCTCGAAGGGATGACCCCCGCCGAGATCCGGGAACGGTGCGGCGTGTCCGGACTCGACCGAGTTCATGCGGCGCTCGCGCAGGGGCGGGGCGTTCTCCTCCTCACCGGACACCTGGGAAATTGGGAGATCGGGGGCGCCGCCGTGGCCGCAAACGGCGTTCCCATTGACGTAGTGGCCCGGATTCAGCGAAACCGCCTATTCGAGGCCCGGTTGCGACGGATGCGGGAGGAGTTGGGGATGCGAGTGGTCTATCGTCACGAGGCGACACGGCACCTCCTCCGATCCCTTCGGGAGCCCCGGGCCGTAGCGCTGGTCGCGGATCAGAACGCACCGGTCGGGGGCCTCTTCGTGGACTTTTTCGGGACGCCGGCGGCCACCGCTCGGGGCCCCGGGCTACTGGCGGCGCGAACGGGTGCCGAGGTCCTCACGGCCCTCGTGCGCCGCCTCGATGGACACCGGGCCCGCTACCATCTCGCGATCGAGCCGCTCGACTTCGAGACTGCCGGGGACCCGGCGGGGGACCTCCTCGCCCTGACCCGTGCCTACCACGCCGCGTTGGAGGCGGCGATCCGGGAGTCTCCCGAACAGTACTTCTGGTTTCACAAACGGTGGAAGACGAGGCCCGATGAAGAGGAACCGGGGTCGGAGGGCGTGGTACCAGTGGGCCCCGAGGAGGGTCGGGCCATGGAGTCCGGGCCCGAGAATCGGACCGCGGAGGACTCGGAGTGA
- a CDS encoding tetratricopeptide repeat protein, translating to MVDRFWSSEEYDERAHSLYNEGDVDGALETLKEGLALYPNAVDLYVGLGHARLAREEFAWARLAFERALILDAGHEDAMVGMGEVLLRLGRSSEGLDLFRRVEALGYEDDVELMLTMGRALYREGLFAQAKQAFARLAAARPDSAEAVASMGYTVHRLGDEVAACRHLRRALRLDPDLHEARTYLGHLLYDRGDWEGSLREFERVPPAEHWDSLAVWRVLDLKRSVTGVPEGDARLRPWSERLTQLETLEWDPVEEILAEVEARVSGSHPWALHDENQLELFGLGSGPGAAADYVQVRLAGGQILRGPFSDVVRQFRDHLGFSHEALVPFMRRMAERWLEQHGVEVPYGDPEAFVRTAADAGLLHLNDLQANSGDPAPAGE from the coding sequence ATGGTGGATCGGTTCTGGAGCTCGGAAGAATACGACGAGCGAGCTCACAGTCTCTACAACGAAGGTGACGTGGACGGGGCCCTCGAGACGTTGAAAGAGGGCCTCGCTCTATATCCGAATGCCGTGGACCTTTACGTCGGGCTGGGTCACGCCCGACTTGCCCGCGAGGAGTTCGCTTGGGCTCGGCTCGCCTTCGAGCGCGCGCTCATCCTTGATGCCGGGCACGAAGACGCCATGGTCGGGATGGGCGAGGTCCTCCTGCGACTCGGCCGGTCGAGCGAGGGGCTCGATCTCTTCCGCAGGGTCGAGGCCCTCGGTTACGAAGACGATGTCGAGCTCATGCTCACGATGGGCCGGGCCCTTTACCGCGAAGGACTTTTCGCGCAGGCCAAGCAGGCGTTCGCACGGCTCGCCGCCGCGCGTCCCGATTCGGCCGAGGCCGTCGCCTCGATGGGGTACACGGTTCATCGGTTGGGCGACGAGGTCGCGGCGTGTCGTCATCTCCGCCGCGCGTTGCGTCTCGACCCCGATCTCCACGAGGCACGGACCTATCTAGGGCACCTCCTCTACGACAGGGGAGACTGGGAAGGTTCCCTTCGGGAATTCGAACGGGTGCCGCCGGCGGAGCACTGGGATTCCCTCGCGGTGTGGCGTGTCCTCGACCTCAAGCGCTCCGTCACGGGGGTGCCCGAAGGCGACGCGCGCCTCCGCCCCTGGAGCGAGCGTCTCACGCAGCTGGAGACCCTTGAGTGGGATCCCGTGGAGGAGATCCTCGCGGAGGTCGAGGCCCGCGTATCGGGTTCTCATCCATGGGCGCTCCACGACGAAAACCAACTCGAACTCTTCGGCCTCGGATCGGGACCGGGCGCCGCCGCGGACTATGTGCAGGTGAGGCTCGCCGGCGGGCAGATTCTCCGCGGGCCTTTTTCCGATGTCGTCCGCCAGTTCCGGGATCACCTCGGCTTTTCGCACGAGGCACTGGTTCCGTTCATGCGGAGAATGGCTGAGCGTTGGCTCGAACAGCATGGAGTGGAGGTACCATACGGGGATCCGGAGGCCTTCGTTCGCACGGCCGCAGACGCGGGCCTCCTTCACTTGAACGACTTGCAGGCCAACTCTGGTGACCCGGCTCCCGCCGGCGAATGA